The window ATCACTAGCTCTTGATACACCACCACCTATTGATATTACATCTGGATCTAGTATATTTATCATACTTGCCATAGCTTTAGCTAAGTAATTTTTAAATCTGTTTATTGTTTCTACTGCCACATTATCATTTTCTCTAAATGCATCAAATACCATTTTAGCATTTATGTTTTCAATATCCCCCTCTGCTATGTCTAGTATTTTACTTTCATTCCCTTCTTGTATTAGCTTTTGAGCATATTTTATTATAGCAGTTGCTGAACAAAAAGTTTCTAAGCATCCATTTACACCACAGTTGCAGTTGTAATAATTTTCACCTATTATACTATGTCCTATTTCTGATCCCATCCCATGAGTTCCTGTAAATGGTCTTTCATTTATTATTATTCCACCACCTACTCCAGTTCCTAAAGTATACATAACAGCTACATCTTTACCTTTCATACTACCAAATTTAGATTCTGCAATAGCTGCAACTGTAGCATCATTTTCAGCATAAACATTTACTTCTGGGAATCGATTTTCTATAGCTTCTATAAAATTAACTTCTTTCCATCCTAAATTAACACAAGTAACTAATCCTTTTTTATTTATAAAGCTTGGTACACCAAATCCTATAGATTTTATTTCGTTTATATCTAAATTATTTTCACTTAATAGCTCCCTAACTAAATTATTTATATCGTCCATTACAGTTTTAAATCCGTCATTTACTCTTGTAACACATTCTTTTCTAAAAAGTATTTCTCCCTTATTATTTACTATCCCAGCTTGCACACCGGTTCCACCAATATCAACTCCTATAAAATACATACGTATCCTCCTAAAAATATATGAATACTTTAAATTTTTCATTTTTATAAATCCTTATCATAGTTGTTAGCAATATTAAAGATATGATTGTATATAATTCAGTTAATCTATGTCCCCATATACTAACTATATATTTATTTATACTTTAAGCTTTTTTAATTACACATAAGATTTTATAAGTTCTAGATTTCCCTCAATACTATAATTTACACCCTCTTTTATATAAACGGTTTCCTCTTTATTAAGATCAATCAA is drawn from Tissierellales bacterium and contains these coding sequences:
- a CDS encoding ROK family protein, producing MYFIGVDIGGTGVQAGIVNNKGEILFRKECVTRVNDGFKTVMDDINNLVRELLSENNLDINEIKSIGFGVPSFINKKGLVTCVNLGWKEVNFIEAIENRFPEVNVYAENDATVAAIAESKFGSMKGKDVAVMYTLGTGVGGGIIINERPFTGTHGMGSEIGHSIIGENYYNCNCGVNGCLETFCSATAIIKYAQKLIQEGNESKILDIAEGDIENINAKMVFDAFRENDNVAVETINRFKNYLAKAMASMINILDPDVISIGGGVSRASDIILHDIKDLVREHVLYKNEEFADIVCANLGADAGIIGAAFLQ